In Magnolia sinica isolate HGM2019 chromosome 16, MsV1, whole genome shotgun sequence, the genomic window tgaaatcattaggtgggccacactataaaaaacAATGGACAGCCTCCAAAAACCTCCACATTTACATGGTGGCCTGCATGATGGTTGGGTCGGCCtatttttggggcatccaacTTTTTCATGGTGGGTCAACACTtactggacaggttggatgctaTAAACACACCCCGCAGTGAGCCCCCATTTAgtacttgtagaataagcttattctacagggACTCGTACAGGAAGTGGCCTCTATGTACTGACTCCATATAGAAAGTTTGTTATGGATGGACCTTATAGCAGTGTCTGATCAATATCAGATGGTGATAAGAAGTTGGTGctactcaatttgaaaatttaggAGGTGGTGGGATCACTGCCCGATCTTGATTAGCCAGTTCAAAGTTCAGGCaagtccaatcatcaggtgggccacacatgtaagttGAACATGGATAACTGGCAACTTTATTGAACTGTCTGTTGTTTTTTGCATGTGTACAGCTCACACCTAAGGAgttaatcagcctgatttttggactaaGCCATTTGCACCGTGGGTCCCCCCTAACGCTGCTGATGGTGTGGGATATATCTGAGTTGCAGATCAAGTGGGCTTGTGTTGTAGGTGACCCAGTTCAAAGTTCAGGCCATTTCAaccatcaggcaggccacacatgtatgttgaagtggACAATGGGCAATTTTATTAAACTATCCATTGTTTCTTCATGTGTACAGCCCACATCTGATAAGTTACCCAGCCTGCTTTTTGGACCAGGCCATCTACACAGTGAttcccacatgatgcatggcccgGATATCCCAAACAATGCAGAGGGAACTGCAGTGAGGTGGGCGTTAGCATAGCTAAATTATAATTTGGAACCTGGCTATTATTTAGTTACACTGTATTTTTGGGTTACAAATGAAGTCCATCAAAGCATGATCATAACTCATGTTATTGAATTTTTACTTTTCCTACCATAAATGATTGAAATCCATGCAATGCATTCATTTATATCTTCATTCTTTTCTCCTACAAGGTCCATAGCCATGCACTTCAGAGGGGCATTGTAGCCCATGTCCTAGTCTCCAATGTACTCATCTCTCTGTACATGTCCAGCGGTTGCGTCACAGAAGCAGAACTAATTTTTAAAGAAATCCCTAACCCAGATCCAGTTTCGTGGAACTCTCTCATTTCAGGTCTCTCACAGAATGGATTCTTTCAAACTGCACTTGAACGATTTCAGAGAATGAGAGAGTTGGATGTGAGAATAACCTCTTTCGTTCTCCCTGCTGCCATCGTGGCCTGTTTGGAGGACGAGATGAATGGGAAAGGGATCCATGGACTTGCAATTAAGATGGGATTGGATTTGGGTTGTTTTACAGGAAGTGCTCTAATAAGAATATATTCTGAATTCAAGAACATGGGAGACGCATTTGCAGTATTCCAAATGTTGGGTTTCAAAGATGTTGCTTCGTGGAACTCTTTGATCGAAGGGTACAGCAGAAGCAGTCAGGGAGAAAGAGGTCTGCAGCTTTTCAGTGCTTTTATGGAATCAGGGCTAAAAGCAGATGAAATTACCATGATCAGCGTCATAGGTATCTGCACTAGTTTGGTCATGCTTGATTATGGTAGGCAATTGCACTGTCTGAGTGCAAAAACCGGCCTCAATGAAGGAATCTGTGTCGAGAACTCCATGATCGATATGTATGCAAAATGTGGAAGTTTAGAAGATGGGATTATGATCTTTAGACAAATGAAAGAGAGGAGTGTCATTTCATGGACAGTGATGATGGGAGGACTGGGGCATCATGGAAGAGCCAACGACGTTTTACAGCTGTTTGAAGAGATGAAGAGAGAGGGGATGAAGCCTAACAAGGTCACATACACATGCGTTTTATCCGCGTGTGGGCATAGCAGGCTTGTCAATCTTGGGCAGAGCGTGTTTGAGTCAATGGAGATTGAACCCGAAGTGGACCATTATGCATGCATGGTGCACCTTTTAGCAGGAGGAGGAAGACTTGAGGAAGCTGCGGCATTCATTAGAAGCTCACCCGTGGAGTATGGAGAGGTGTTGTGGCAGAGCTTTCTTGTTGCTTGTAAGAATTTGGGTGAGTGGGAGAGAGGAATGGGGGTTGCAGAGAAGATCTTGCGAGCGGGCCCGCCAGCTGATTCACCCACGTTGGTGCTTTTGTCACACGTATTTGCAGCTACAGGGAGATGGGAGGAGGTGGGGAAGTTGAGgaaagagatgaaggagagacAGATGAAAAAAGAGCCTGGGTGCAGCTGGATTGAAGTCGATGGTGAAGTCCAGATCTTTGGAATGAAGAAACAAGTACGAGGTTGCATTTCCACAGACCCTGTTTGACTCCAAGGATGTCCCAGCAGCCCTAACCTTTGGTGCCTACCAAGAGATGAAGAAATCCCTTCAAATCTAAGCAACTGGAAAAGGTAGCAAATATTTCCTTACATGAGATGGGACTCCTTTTAGGAGTGGAATTTTAGTCCCAGATGTATTCACAGACAATGGAGAAAAAGGCAAGAGAGCTTAACAAGGGAAAAGAGATAAAGGGGCAGAGGAAAAATTGAGAACTATGTCGATGATTTGAAGATGGCCATTGCCAAtgtcaatggttgagatgatggaATGACAGTGAGGTTGCTCACAAAGGCCCATCTTGTACAGTAGATGAACTAAGATGAGGAAGAAATGAATGTGGAAAGCTCCATTTACTGTTAAAATGAGTTGAGAAGAAACAAAGGAACAAGTACCTCCATTGCAAGCTTGAATCTCCCACTCAAAGTGGGGTTTTTCTTTTGGAATTTATTACTTTTATTCAATTCTCATATACAACTGAGATCCAGTTGTTTGTTGTGGAACCAGTATGGTTTGCATAATTTGTATTGGATATAGAAtataatttattaaattattgATTATGTGAAGTGTAACTGTATTCACAATTGTAATTTACATGAAGTGTTTGGATGGCTATCCAATCGAATTCCAATAATTTGGTATAATAAAGTGGGAAACAATGAAATTGTACTTACCTTCTAACATTCATATACGACTCGGCTCTAGTTTGCAGTTGTGCTACTTTCAAATTGGAATTGAAAGGAACATAACTGCAATTTGGCGGCTATCTTTTTTCTCATTTCTGCTCAACTCCAATTTGCTAGCTTCTACATTACTTCATTACGTGTGGTTATGGGTTTTACGTTTAACGATGCTTAATGTAGGACATGGGTTCAGACACGTTTTGAATTTGAAGTTTTTGGGAAGCAGAATTCAGCTTGAATTATGGTCTGTTTGGATGCAATATCGAATTGATTTTTAATTACTTGTCTGATAGTATGGAAAATGCCCGACTTTGTAATTGCCTTAATCAGCATTAATCTTGAGGGTCTGGCCTCCAAATTGCCGCTATATTACTTTCAAGCTGACTCCAAACTTAACTGAAAGGACTACTTCTGAGTTGTGAATTATTGCAGACATCATCACAATTCAATTCAACTGTGCATCCAAACGTAGCTTAAATTGAAATTACATGACAACTGGTCTGGATGGCTCAATTTGAAGAACCTGAAGTTGTTACATAGTTCCTACACTTGGGTGTGATCAATGTTATGTGGCAGTGTAACAAATATAGCTGATATTTTGAAATCTTGCAATAATATCGTGAAAAATACAGTAAATTATAATATTGTCTTTATCACATTCAGATTTTATAATATTCATTTATCTTCCATGCTTCAAGCAACTCGGATGTGTCATGCCCAGGGCAACTCAACATCAAGCTCATGAAAAGCCACATGTTGCCACTATCCATTTTAAAGCATCTCACATGTGCTACATATGCTAATCGGGCATGAGCAAATGACTAGCaagatatttttcttctttcaaaCGCTGAATTTGTAATTCTTAATTTCTAAGAATATCTTCTTGAAAATGAAACAATAAAAACAATATTTCCTTTCCAACAGCTTCTTGGAACTACGGTACCTTGAGAAACATTGTTTCCTTTCCTGTGCTTTCCACTATTTAAACAGATCCCTTCAGGATTTTGTTTTAAtaacatatatttaaattttaaatttatttattaattagaataaatatttttaaatattttattttcaacaaGGTTTCATAATAATATGTCCCAAGAAAAaccttaaaatttgaaatttcccgaTGAATTTCCTGGCGAGAAATTACTAAGAATGAGATTGGTCGCTGTGTTTTGGTCCATCTAGGTGCCACCGTTGATGGGCCAAAGCCCTTCAATTGCACCTGTTGCAAGATTCAACCTAAGGTTaggtatatgtggggcccactttaattggTCCAAACCAACGGTAGGCCCGGCCATGGATGATCCACGACCATTAATCCCAAACTATCGAAACAGCCATCTCTCTTTAATCCCTAAACCGCCCAACCATTTCCTGAATTTCAAGCAACGGTAATAAGGCAGGGGTTGTTATTTCGAGTTCAAATCCAGACTGCTGATATGTCTGGCCAGTCGTTGGATGGAAGATGCCCTGAAGTCTCATCCACGAGACAATCTTAATGCTTTGATTGGTGGGCCAGCAAATAGATGGCTCTGGAAAACAACGGTCCCTATTCCACTTGAAAAAGGTGAAAGATTTTATggttagaatcttctgatttttgTAGGACGTGGTCCATCGATATGGGGCCGTCAAATTAACGGTGTGAATTATCGAAAGATGGCTCTTCTAGCGGAGGCTTAAGAGTCAACGATCGGCCTCACGAGGAAAAACATAAAGGTCAACGATTGCATGCCGGATTCATATTTGTAACGCTGTAGGATAGGACGTGGATTACGGCCAACCTGTGCGGGTCACTGTTCTGttcgtgttttatccacaccgtccatccattttaacagatcattttaaggaatcaAATAAAAAACTAGACAAATCCAAGACtcgagtaggccacaccacaggaaacaacgatgattgaaagcttaccattgaaaacttcctggcagGTCATTTtgaacagtgggccctaggactGCTTGAATggtggtgtcattatcaccactgcttcatgtAGTGTGGCCTTCTTGTGCCTTGGATCTCCtctttttggattcatgccttaaaatgttctattaaaatgaatggacggcatggatcaaacacatatactACAATGGGCtgaacagatcagcccctatcagaAACGAGTCCGTCCTGGTAGGAGCTTGTTCGGCCCTTGAATTGCACCTGTAGCAAGATTCAACTAAGGGTGGGTATGTCACTCCCCTTTGGCACATATGAATCATAAATTGATATGATTTTTGAGCCTTGGACCTAATCCAGAAGGGCGCATTTGATGGTCAACTTGAATATCatgcatatatcaaagtggggccctCAGAACTCGTCTATCTAGTAAGGTACCATGCAGCTCTATTTGATCAtttctatatatgtatatttacttatattttattattttcttgagaagtCAGAACAAAGTTCAGATGGGTGATGTGGGCTAACTCATTGATAGCCATATGTGCGAGTCAGGCCGGGGAAAGATTGGCCCAAGCTTGACCATTTAACTTAGCTTGAACCCACTTCCAACTCGGCTGGAGTAGTTGACCCACGGGCTAATCCATCCCACGTGCATTgcatggacgcggattgggtactaccccacctgtCCCAACTCCCGAGGCAGGGGCTTTGAGGGGGACACAAAGTTtcgtggggccactatgatgtttgtgggaaatccaatctgttcatc contains:
- the LOC131229464 gene encoding pentatricopeptide repeat-containing protein At2g33680-like — its product is MYIGSVHEHGWSYSALQMRKTLPTIPPHPAPISRPQTVEGHSGTVRGYRYTGLDFHKMTEIPSILSRKFLDMTPSVLGSVLSECSKSLHPFNFGRSIHALILKRKSLHLDLYLQNHLINFYAKCKRMACAQRVFDEIPVRNMVSWTALISGYDQCGRADQALEVFSTMISKDPSSRPNEFTYASAVSACTRLECLAQGMQVHSHALQRGIVAHVLVSNVLISLYMSSGCVTEAELIFKEIPNPDPVSWNSLISGLSQNGFFQTALERFQRMRELDVRITSFVLPAAIVACLEDEMNGKGIHGLAIKMGLDLGCFTGSALIRIYSEFKNMGDAFAVFQMLGFKDVASWNSLIEGYSRSSQGERGLQLFSAFMESGLKADEITMISVIGICTSLVMLDYGRQLHCLSAKTGLNEGICVENSMIDMYAKCGSLEDGIMIFRQMKERSVISWTVMMGGLGHHGRANDVLQLFEEMKREGMKPNKVTYTCVLSACGHSRLVNLGQSVFESMEIEPEVDHYACMVHLLAGGGRLEEAAAFIRSSPVEYGEVLWQSFLVACKNLGEWERGMGVAEKILRAGPPADSPTLVLLSHVFAATGRWEEVGKLRKEMKERQMKKEPGCSWIEVDGEVQIFGMKKQVRGCISTDPV